From a region of the Deinococcus aestuarii genome:
- a CDS encoding alpha/beta fold hydrolase, whose protein sequence is MRQDEEGQAGGAPPGAFTLEVTAPLGGERVPVRLGVQTWGRLGAARDNAVLVCHYYTGTSQAAGVDADGVPGWWDSLIGPGRAVDTDRFFVVAMNTLSNVQVHDPRVVTTGPDTAHPEGGPWAERFPAWTFADLHALQLALLRHLGAQRWHAVVGPSFGGMQALQWAARSPDLAPRVAAVGTSPCAGPVLRGAFGPLLRDVAAPGGLTGALRLISLFGLGAEALERTFREADFEAYLRTRAGTASLAHILDIARVVETHDLNEVAPRPDLFARWRNAGLRLLTVNIRGDLFFPSAEMRTFAEASRAAGVPHTHLEFDSAHGHLGCVADTAPFAPLLRGLLEDTLPLVPLPPEPLGTGDVPHA, encoded by the coding sequence ATGCGACAAGACGAAGAGGGCCAGGCGGGCGGGGCACCGCCGGGGGCGTTCACGCTGGAGGTGACGGCTCCGCTCGGCGGCGAGCGCGTGCCCGTGCGGCTGGGCGTGCAGACCTGGGGACGGCTGGGTGCGGCGCGCGACAACGCCGTCTTGGTGTGCCACTACTACACGGGCACGTCCCAGGCGGCGGGCGTGGACGCGGACGGGGTGCCCGGCTGGTGGGACTCCCTGATCGGACCGGGCCGCGCGGTGGACACCGACCGCTTTTTTGTGGTGGCGATGAACACCCTGTCCAACGTGCAGGTCCACGACCCCCGGGTGGTGACCACCGGGCCGGATACCGCGCACCCGGAGGGAGGCCCGTGGGCGGAGCGTTTCCCCGCCTGGACCTTCGCCGACCTCCACGCCCTGCAACTCGCGCTGCTGCGGCACCTGGGCGCCCAGAGGTGGCACGCCGTCGTCGGCCCCAGCTTCGGGGGAATGCAGGCCCTCCAGTGGGCGGCCCGGTCGCCGGACCTCGCCCCGCGGGTGGCCGCCGTCGGCACCAGCCCGTGCGCGGGGCCGGTGCTGCGCGGGGCCTTCGGGCCGCTGCTGCGCGACGTGGCCGCCCCCGGGGGGCTTACCGGGGCGCTGCGGCTGATCTCGCTCTTCGGGCTGGGGGCGGAGGCGCTGGAGCGCACCTTCCGGGAGGCCGACTTCGAGGCGTACCTGAGAACGCGGGCGGGCACGGCGAGCCTCGCGCACATCCTCGACATCGCGCGGGTGGTGGAGACGCATGACCTGAACGAGGTGGCGCCGCGCCCCGACCTCTTCGCCCGCTGGCGGAACGCGGGGTTGCGGCTCCTGACGGTGAACATCCGGGGCGACCTGTTCTTCCCCTCGGCCGAGATGCGGACCTTCGCCGAGGCGAGTCGGGCGGCGGGCGTGCCCCACACCCACCTGGAGTTCGACTCGGCGCACGGGCACCTGGGCTGCGTGGCGGACACGGCGCCCTTCGCGCCCCTGCTGCGCGGCCTGCTGGAAGACACCCTGCCCCTCGTGCCGCTCCCGCCCGAGCCCCTCGGCACCGGGGACGTGCCCCATGCCTGA
- a CDS encoding branched-chain amino acid ABC transporter permease, translating to MSRVIEATRTVSRRPDFTGRAFVPLALFFLLALAFPFLPLGARAEYLLQIAFFTVVAGVLALSWDILARSGQVSLAHAAFYGLGAYGFALLSKAVPWFLAMPLAALIAGLVSLILGAVTMRLSGMYFAIATLAFTEVVRTVIQNLPESVAGGANGLLVPALLGGNARAQYFLALAVLLLTALVSLAVRFTRLHHAFAAIRQGEETARVLGVSIVRYKLLAFFISSFLAALGGVLFAGKTFFINPLETFSLANSIAPLTTSIFGGLYTTLGPILGATVLRVAEEILHNYIKNGYLVVYGLVLMLSILWLPRGLMGLFRKGKRGGEL from the coding sequence GTGAGCCGCGTGATCGAGGCCACCCGGACGGTCAGCCGCCGACCCGACTTCACCGGGCGGGCGTTCGTGCCGCTGGCCCTCTTCTTTCTGCTCGCGCTCGCCTTCCCCTTCCTGCCGCTGGGGGCGCGGGCGGAGTACCTGCTTCAGATCGCCTTTTTTACCGTCGTGGCGGGCGTCCTGGCGCTGTCGTGGGACATCCTGGCACGCAGCGGTCAGGTCAGCCTCGCGCACGCCGCCTTCTACGGGCTGGGGGCGTACGGCTTCGCGCTGCTGAGCAAGGCCGTGCCCTGGTTCCTGGCGATGCCCCTCGCGGCCCTGATCGCCGGGCTGGTCAGCTTGATCCTGGGCGCGGTGACGATGCGCCTGAGCGGGATGTACTTCGCCATCGCCACGCTCGCCTTCACGGAGGTCGTGCGGACGGTCATCCAGAACCTGCCCGAGTCGGTGGCGGGCGGCGCGAACGGGCTGCTCGTCCCGGCGCTGCTGGGTGGGAATGCGCGGGCGCAGTACTTCCTGGCCCTCGCCGTCCTGCTCCTTACCGCCCTGGTGAGCCTCGCGGTGCGCTTCACCCGGCTGCACCACGCCTTCGCCGCGATCCGGCAGGGGGAGGAGACGGCGCGGGTCCTTGGCGTCAGCATCGTGCGGTACAAGCTGCTCGCCTTTTTCATCTCCTCGTTCCTGGCGGCGCTGGGCGGGGTGCTCTTCGCCGGGAAGACCTTTTTCATCAACCCCCTGGAGACCTTCAGCCTCGCCAACTCCATCGCGCCGCTCACGACGAGCATCTTCGGCGGGCTCTACACCACCCTCGGGCCGATCCTGGGGGCGACGGTGCTGCGGGTGGCCGAGGAAATCCTGCACAACTACATCAAGAATGGCTACCTCGTCGTGTACGGGCTGGTGCTGATGCTCTCGATCCTGTGGCTGCCGCGCGGGTTGATGGGGCTGTTCAGGAAGGGGAAGCGGGGGGGGGAGTTGTGA
- a CDS encoding branched-chain amino acid ABC transporter permease → MDLFFQTLLNGLLQSGIYALVASGLALAVGVVGIVNFAHGEFLMIGAFLAWGLSTYLGVDPLLSLPLAAASVFAVGALTYRVSIRHVLLAPELNQMLLTFGLGILLQNLALMLLGGNTRTVTTTYQGSSISLGELSVGGPKLIAFGFAVAILAGLYAVLYRTTLGRQMRAVAQNRRGSQLIGINVDRVYLIAFGVSCGLAAVAGVLVAVLLFASPTVGLVFALKAFAIIVMAGLGNLTGVLWASVVLGVSEALVQTYVPGGGGWSDAVFFLLIFATLVFRSFRGAR, encoded by the coding sequence ATGGACCTGTTTTTCCAGACCCTCCTCAACGGCCTGCTGCAAAGCGGCATCTACGCGCTCGTCGCGTCGGGGCTGGCGCTGGCGGTCGGCGTGGTCGGGATCGTGAACTTCGCGCACGGCGAGTTCCTGATGATCGGCGCTTTCCTCGCCTGGGGCCTGAGCACCTACCTGGGTGTCGATCCCCTGCTCTCGCTGCCGCTGGCCGCCGCCTCGGTCTTCGCGGTCGGGGCGCTGACCTACCGGGTGAGCATCCGGCACGTGCTGCTGGCCCCCGAACTCAACCAGATGCTTCTGACCTTCGGGCTGGGCATCTTGCTACAAAACCTCGCGCTGATGCTACTGGGCGGCAACACGCGCACGGTCACCACGACGTACCAGGGCAGTTCGATCAGCCTCGGGGAACTCAGCGTCGGCGGGCCCAAGCTCATCGCGTTCGGGTTCGCGGTGGCGATCCTGGCCGGGCTGTACGCGGTGCTGTACCGCACGACCCTGGGGCGGCAGATGCGGGCGGTGGCGCAGAATCGCCGGGGCTCGCAGCTCATCGGGATCAACGTGGACCGGGTGTATCTCATCGCCTTCGGGGTGTCGTGCGGGCTGGCGGCGGTGGCGGGCGTCCTCGTCGCCGTGCTGCTCTTCGCCTCGCCGACGGTGGGGCTGGTGTTCGCCCTCAAGGCCTTTGCGATTATCGTCATGGCGGGGCTGGGCAACCTGACGGGCGTGCTGTGGGCTTCGGTGGTCCTCGGCGTGTCCGAGGCGCTGGTGCAGACCTACGTGCCGGGCGGCGGCGGGTGGAGCGACGCGGTGTTCTTCCTGCTGATCTTCGCCACGCTGGTCTTCCGCTCGTTCCGGGGGGCCAGGTGA
- a CDS encoding ABC transporter ATP-binding protein: MLRAEGLSKRFGGLLAVQNVSFSQYVGEILAVIGPNGAGKTTLLNLLSGVYRPSSGRLHLLGRDVTQESMEARCHAGLGRAFQIVRPFPEMTVHENVTVGALFGKRGTTLPGARERAYDLLERTGLAAHADKAAHELTLLQDKRLEVARALATQPRVLLLDEVMAGLRPAEAQEAVALVRSVRDSGVSVLFIEHIMPVVRDLADRVVVMDQGQVLAEGTYREVTANPQVVAAYLGTEEGLHA; encoded by the coding sequence GTGTTGCGGGCCGAGGGGCTGAGCAAGCGGTTCGGGGGCCTTCTGGCCGTGCAGAACGTCAGCTTCAGCCAGTACGTGGGCGAGATTTTGGCGGTGATCGGGCCGAACGGGGCGGGCAAGACGACGCTGCTCAACCTGCTCTCGGGCGTGTACCGGCCCTCCTCGGGGCGGCTGCACCTGCTCGGGCGGGACGTGACGCAGGAGAGCATGGAGGCGCGCTGCCACGCGGGGCTGGGCCGCGCCTTCCAGATCGTGCGGCCCTTTCCCGAGATGACGGTCCACGAGAACGTGACGGTCGGGGCGCTGTTCGGCAAGCGGGGGACGACGCTGCCGGGGGCGCGCGAGCGGGCTTACGACCTGCTGGAACGCACCGGGCTCGCCGCGCACGCGGACAAGGCGGCGCACGAACTCACCCTACTTCAGGACAAGCGGCTGGAGGTGGCCCGCGCCCTCGCCACCCAGCCCCGCGTCCTGCTGCTCGACGAGGTGATGGCCGGACTCCGCCCCGCCGAGGCGCAGGAGGCCGTCGCCCTCGTTCGGAGCGTGCGCGACAGCGGGGTCAGCGTCCTCTTCATCGAACACATCATGCCCGTGGTGCGCGACCTCGCCGACCGGGTGGTCGTGATGGACCAGGGGCAGGTGCTGGCGGAGGGCACCTACCGCGAGGTGACGGCGAATCCGCAGGTGGTCGCCGCCTACCTGGGCACCGAGGAGGGACTGCACGCATGA
- a CDS encoding ABC transporter substrate-binding protein, with translation MKKMLLTGVLLALSSAGAVKVGVLLPLSGASSVSGQAARNGYLLALDEINKAGGVLGKPLELEFADDGSSPAKAVPEFVKLVTVDRVDFMAGGVSSATSIAISGPAKQYNTFMAWIGAAAVPVEDAFADHRYFFHYHPWSYYNFEAILGYFNTLKTQKKARNIAIAYEDGPFGSAGIGDTVAAFKKAGFNVVMTEKFKTGSGNFGPLISKAKAARPDIFYWVGYDTDALPLATEIKQQNLQVGLVYGTPPSWPVGFEKNQLADNIAGLSLWLPSSPQAESRKFVAAYRKKFGNVTEEYFAPLAYVNLKTLAAAINQAGGTDKDKVAAALAGTNTPTPFGPLTFSKSNKTQYQGFKAGNWLHFQFQGEGRVPVYPIKFAQKPMVWNK, from the coding sequence ATGAAAAAGATGCTTCTGACGGGCGTTTTGCTCGCGCTCTCCAGCGCGGGCGCGGTGAAGGTGGGCGTGCTGCTTCCCCTCTCGGGAGCGAGCAGCGTCTCCGGTCAGGCGGCCAGGAACGGCTACCTCCTGGCGCTGGACGAGATCAACAAAGCGGGCGGCGTGCTCGGCAAGCCCCTGGAGCTGGAGTTCGCCGACGACGGCTCCTCCCCCGCCAAGGCCGTGCCCGAGTTCGTCAAGCTCGTGACCGTGGACAGGGTGGACTTCATGGCGGGCGGCGTGAGCAGCGCCACGAGCATCGCCATCAGCGGCCCGGCCAAGCAGTACAACACCTTTATGGCCTGGATCGGCGCGGCGGCGGTGCCCGTCGAGGACGCCTTCGCCGACCACCGGTACTTCTTCCACTACCACCCCTGGTCGTACTACAACTTCGAGGCGATCCTGGGGTACTTCAACACCCTCAAGACCCAGAAAAAGGCGCGCAACATCGCCATCGCCTACGAGGACGGTCCCTTCGGCAGCGCGGGGATAGGCGACACGGTGGCGGCCTTCAAGAAGGCGGGCTTCAACGTCGTGATGACCGAGAAGTTCAAGACGGGCAGCGGCAACTTCGGGCCGCTGATCAGCAAGGCGAAGGCCGCCAGGCCGGACATCTTCTACTGGGTGGGCTACGACACCGACGCCCTGCCGCTCGCCACCGAGATCAAGCAGCAGAACCTGCAAGTCGGGCTGGTCTACGGCACGCCGCCCTCGTGGCCGGTGGGCTTCGAGAAAAACCAGCTTGCCGACAACATCGCGGGCCTGAGCCTGTGGCTTCCCTCCAGCCCGCAGGCCGAGAGCCGCAAGTTCGTCGCCGCCTACCGCAAGAAGTTCGGCAACGTGACCGAGGAATACTTCGCGCCCCTCGCCTACGTGAACCTCAAGACGCTCGCCGCCGCGATCAATCAGGCGGGGGGCACCGACAAGGACAAGGTGGCCGCCGCCCTCGCGGGGACGAACACGCCCACGCCCTTCGGCCCGCTGACTTTCTCGAAGAGCAACAAAACCCAGTACCAGGGCTTCAAGGCCGGAAACTGGCTGCACTTCCAGTTCCAGGGGGAGGGCCGCGTGCCGGTCTATCCCATCAAGTTCGCGCAGAAGCCGATGGTGTGGAACAAGTAA